In Sphingomicrobium sediminis, the genomic window GCCCGCGCGACACGCGGCTGATGGTCAGATGCGCCTGGCTGAAGGCAAGCTTGAACGGATTGGTCACCGCTTTGAAAACCCCGGATTACCCGCCGGATGCACAGATGCACCGGCCCTTGGGTTTCCCTCTACGGAATGAAGCGCAAAAGAAGGGTTAACGCGGCGGCAACCGAAGCGTCACTTGAGGTCGGGGGGAGTCGCCTCGTCCTTCATCATCTCGACCAGCTCGTCGAGCGTCATGATCTTCTGATGCTCGTCCGAGCCGAGACGGCGCAACGCGACGGTCCCTTCCTCGGCCTCGCGCTTGCCGACGACGACCAGCAGCGGGACCTTGCCGAGGCTATGCTCGCGCACCTTGTAGTTGATCTTTTCGTTGCGAAGATCGACCTCGCTGCGCAGCCCTGCGGCTTCCAGCTTGGCATGCACCTGCTTGGCATAATCGTCGGCATCGGAAACGATGGTCGCAACGACCGCCTGACGCGGCGCAAGCCAGAGCGGCATCTTGCCGGCATAATGCTCGATCAGCATGCCGATGAAGCGCTCGTAGGAACCGAAGATGGCGCGGTGGAGCATGACCGGGCGATGGCGCTCGCCATCTTCGCCGATATAGGAGGCATCGAGACGCTCGGGCAGCACGCGGTCGGACTGGATGGTGCCGACCTGCCAAGTGCGGCCGATCGCATCGGTGAGGTGCCATTCCAGCTTGGGCGCGTAGAAGGCGCCTTCGCCCTCCAGCTCTTCCCAGCCATATTCGTCATTGTCCATGCCCGCGGCCTTGACCGCGTCGCGCATTTCCTGCTCGGCCTTGTCCCACATCTCGTCGCTGCCGAAGCGCTTTTCGGGGCGGGTCGCGAGCTTCACATGATAGGTGTAGCCGAAATCCTTGTAGATCCGGTCGGCGAGGCGACAGAATTTGTGGATCTCCTCGACCACCTGGTCCTCGGTGCAGAAGATGTGCGCATCGTCCTGGGTGAACTGGCGCACGCGCATGAGGCCGTGCAGCGCGCCATGCGGCTCGTTGCGGTGGCAGCAGCCATTTTCATAGAGCCGGATCGGCAGCTCGCGATAGGACGTGATGCCCTGCTTGAAGACGAGCACGTGGGCCGGGCAGTTCATCGGCTTGATCGCCATCCAATCCGCATCGTCGGCAATGTCGGGCGACGCGGCCTCTTCCTCGCTCTCGACATTGGGAACGATGTCGGGGACCGCGAACATGTTCTCGGCATATTTCCCCCAGTGGCCCGACTGGGTCCACTGCTTCACGTCCATGAGCTGCGGGGTCTTGATCTCGTTATAGCCGCCATCGTCGATCGCGCGGCGCATATAGGCTTCGAGCTCGCGCCAGACGCGGAAGCCATTGGGGTGCCAGAAGACGCTGCCATGCGCCTCCTGCTGGAGGTGGAACAGGTCCATCTCCGCGCCCAATTTGCGATGGTCGCGCTTGGCCGCTTCTTCCAGCCGGACGAGATGCTGCTTCAGCTGCTTCCGGTCGAGCCAGGCGGTGCCGTAGATGCGCGAGAGCATCGGGTTCGACTGGTCGCCGCGCCAATAGGCGCCCGACACGCGGGTCAGCTTGAACGCCTTGGGATCGAGATAGCCGGTCGAGGGCAGATGCGGACCGCGGCACAGGTCGATCCAGTCGGCCTCGCCAGTGCCCGTCTTGTACATCGTGATGGGCTCGTCTTCAGGCAGCTCCATCACCCACTCGGCCTTGAAGGCCTCGCCATTGTCGATGAAGAACTGGCGCACCTGCTCGCGATCCCACACTTCGCGGATCAGCGGTTTATCGGCGGCGATGATGCGGCGCATCTCTTCCTCGATCGCCGGCAAATCCTCTTCGGTGAACATGCCGCGACCCGGCGCGGGCGCGAAATCATAATAGAAGCCGTCATCGGTGGCGGGGCCGAAGGTGATCTGGGTGCCCGGATACATATTCTGCACCGCCTCGGCGAGAACGTGCGCGAAGTCGTGGCGTACCAGCTCGAGCGCATCGGCCTCGTCGCGCTTGGTGATCAGCGCCAGCTTGGCATCACCCTCGAAGGGACGCTTCAGGTCGCGCACTTCGCCATCGACGCGCGCCGCCATTGCCGCTTTCGCGAGCCCCGGCCCGATGTCCGCCGCGACGTCATAGGGGGTCGCGCCTTCGGGCATTTCCTTCACGCTGCCGTCGGGCAGCTCGATTTTCACCATCTCGGTCATGGACCCTCACCTAGTGCAGTGCAGCAACCCATTCAACCAAAAGGAGAATGCAAGGCCCCTTGTCCTTTTGTAAAGCACCCTTGACTTTAGGCGAATCGCATGTCAAATACCCTTTACAGTTTGAAAAGGACCATTGACCAATGACCATCACCGTCAAAGCATTTATCTGGGCT contains:
- the thrS gene encoding threonine--tRNA ligase, coding for MTEMVKIELPDGSVKEMPEGATPYDVAADIGPGLAKAAMAARVDGEVRDLKRPFEGDAKLALITKRDEADALELVRHDFAHVLAEAVQNMYPGTQITFGPATDDGFYYDFAPAPGRGMFTEEDLPAIEEEMRRIIAADKPLIREVWDREQVRQFFIDNGEAFKAEWVMELPEDEPITMYKTGTGEADWIDLCRGPHLPSTGYLDPKAFKLTRVSGAYWRGDQSNPMLSRIYGTAWLDRKQLKQHLVRLEEAAKRDHRKLGAEMDLFHLQQEAHGSVFWHPNGFRVWRELEAYMRRAIDDGGYNEIKTPQLMDVKQWTQSGHWGKYAENMFAVPDIVPNVESEEEAASPDIADDADWMAIKPMNCPAHVLVFKQGITSYRELPIRLYENGCCHRNEPHGALHGLMRVRQFTQDDAHIFCTEDQVVEEIHKFCRLADRIYKDFGYTYHVKLATRPEKRFGSDEMWDKAEQEMRDAVKAAGMDNDEYGWEELEGEGAFYAPKLEWHLTDAIGRTWQVGTIQSDRVLPERLDASYIGEDGERHRPVMLHRAIFGSYERFIGMLIEHYAGKMPLWLAPRQAVVATIVSDADDYAKQVHAKLEAAGLRSEVDLRNEKINYKVREHSLGKVPLLVVVGKREAEEGTVALRRLGSDEHQKIMTLDELVEMMKDEATPPDLK